The window CATGGATAAAGAGTTGATGAGAGAAGAAGAAATTAGGTGGTCATCAGGTGTAATTGCCAAGTTAATGGGTCTTGATGAACAAATTCCTCAAAGGCTAGTCCACAAGAGAAAGAGAGTCGCTGATGGTTTCACTCAGAAACTATCGGTTGCAGGCATTCAAGGGAAGTATCTTATTAAAGACGAGCATTTGTTTCACATGAATATGGCTGATCACCATGAGTTCAATGACAACAATGATGCACTGGAAACAGTTGAAgttgagagagaaaagagaaaaacagTTGCCAAGGCCTTACCAAGTTTAAGACAATACAACTTTGATATAAGCAAAGAATGCAAGAGTAATGTGAGCTCTCCAGGCCAAAGTTCCATGGATGCAATGGAAATCCCAAGTAACAAATTATACAAGATGGCTAACAAATCCAGCAACAATATGAGCAGGCAATATTCTAGAGAACATCATTTTCTAAGATTTCAGAAGGAACCAAATTTCAGGTGGCTTGCTCCCTCCCATCTAGAAAGCAAGAAAGCAATTTCCAAGTCACATACTTGTATAAGTACTACTGGTGAAATATCCAGTCCACTGAACAGGGTCACAGATAGGTTTCCTCATATGAAGAAAGATGTTATGTGCTACTTTCAGAGACCAATGACTTGTATGGCTAGTTCCTCTCCCATCCACCCCAGTGTTTCATTTTCATATAAGTTATCACAGCAACATGCCGCTAGGAAAAATCGCAAATGTATTCTTCACAATCATAGTCGTGTAAAGCCTAATAATGATAGATCCCTTGTCAATGGACAAATGTTCTATGTAACAACCCCTGAGAACTTTTGGTCTGCTCGTAGAAGGCGGACTGCTCAACCCAGGATTAAAGAAACCCACAATCAAGGACAAAATCTGAAGAACTTCTCCCTTAGCATGGAAGGTTTTGGTTGCAGGGAAATAGCTAGAGAAACTACAGAAGAACTGAGAGAATCTATTTGTAGAGATAAGAAACACATGCCCATTTTTGGTCTTAACATACTCTCTGGGAATGGCAGCTCATGCACTATGCCTGACATGAGCAATCTACTGAACTCTGGGACTTTCAGGAGATCTTCTGGTTATTTTGAAGACTGGAGTAGCAACCATAACCCTGGGTTAGCTTATTCAGTTAAATCTAGGGGAAGTGAAGCTCAGAAAAATCTACCAAAATTGAAGATGACTAACTATATTAAGGAGGGACATTATAATATTGGCTCAAGTCAATCTGCTGAATATTGTCTTAAGTCTGATATGGAGAGAAAAGGCAAGGCATATAATTCCTCGGCAGTTCATAGTTTTTCCGATGAAAAGCCAAGTAGCACACGAGCATCATGTGACTCTTATATGACTGTTAGCCCCAGGAAGGGTTTGGATGGAAGATTCTTCTTAAACTTACCGAAACCTACAATTGTTCCAGTTCCATCAACAGCTATTGGGAACCAAAATgcgagattacatcaatccaatAGCCAACGGTTTTGTTCAATTGATGATGTGCTGACATTGAGACCTACAAAAATAAACCAGATAGGAAATCTTCTGTCAAAAAGCATCAAAAGCAGACATCACAAGCTTGACTCTAACTTGCACAGGCAGGAAAAGAACAGCTCTACTAGGGAAATGCACATGGCGCAAGAGAATAAAACAACAGCCGTGCCTATGAAAGCATCTTCTAAAGGGAACTATAAACTGCTTTATGTTCCTAGCTCTGCAGATATGGATATGTTCCTAAAAACTACAATGGAATTGGATAAGTTGTCAACTGATaaaacaaattctaaaaatatcaaaGTATCCAACACTGACATGAAGGTTCATACTGACTTTACTTGCTTGAGCTATGAGGTTTTTTAACAGTAAAAAGCAAATTAAGTCCTTTCTCCtatagttttctttctttcttttattgcttCCTATTAGCATCATTCATTTCCAGTGTCTTTGCATTTCCATGCATTGTGGTCTTCATACCTCAATTCATCATTTTGGTTTTTTCCACATTCAGGTTAAATTGACAAAATATTCATCTTTTatgctatttcagtattttataatTCAACATAGTTTTTGAAAAAGGAATGAGGTAAGATCTCACTAATAATTTCATTTCAGAGCTAGGTTTTACTTAAGACTCGTGCCAATATCACAGCCATAGTTTAAAATCTTGTGTCTTGTCCAATATGGCAAGAGGCATAATGTTCCAAGCCCATCAGGATGCAGAACTGTGTTGCCATTTCACATATCATTCCAAAGCCATCAGTATCTTACACATTGGATGTCATTTTGTATATCTCTTCTTTGTTATCTGTTGTTAGATATCagtggagattaggtttataggTTTATTATCAGCGAAGCAAAAAAACCTTCTTCATGTATCTGGTGTTTGATCATCGTCATCATCATTATCAAGTTGTGCTTGTCCAATCTTGTATCATGTTAGATATTAACTAAAATTAGGTTACAAGTTCCATGATCAAAGCTACAAAATCAGTTAACAAaacaatttaatatatatatgaaTGCTAAGGCCTATATTTATATGGGCTGGCCATGTAAATTCATCATAGCAAGTAGGGGTGCCTAGAGAAAATTCTATAGAATTAAGCTAATGCCCACTGGAGATGTTCCAGTTATTGAATGTTGAATTGGAGGTACTTTTTATCTCTATGTGAAGGTTAAGCTTCTCCTTCTTTAGTGAAGATTAAGTTTATAGTTCTATCATCAACTAAGCAAAGCATTCTTCTTCATGTATTAGGTGTTAGTATCATCAAGTCATGCTTGTTCAAACTTGCATCACATTAGTTATTAgctaaaattaggttgacaattCTATCATCAACTAAGCAAAGCATTCTTCTTCATGTATTAGGTGTTAGTATCATCAAGTCATGCTTGTTCAAACTTGCATCATATTTGCTATTAGCTAAAATTAGGTTGACAGTTCCATCATCAAGTTACAGCCTAACTATAAGATCTGTTaaaaaccaatttaatttatatatgaATGCTAGGGGTGCCTAGAGAAAGTTGTAATAGAACAACCAATGCCCAGTGGGGCCTGGGTTTATATGGGAAGGTAATGTAATTCCATAAAGCATATAAGGATATTTAGGTTAGAAAGACAAACCCTCATGCTAATACTATAACTGCATTGATATACTTAATACTTGCCAGACTAAAGACAAGCCAGTTATTAAGTGTTGAATTGGATATACATTTTATCTCCATGCAAATGCTAACCTTTGTTAATTTTATGGTTGGATGAATTATAGGAGATGCTCTAGATTGTTTTGCAATTGTGTTCATTTATCAAAGACAAGGTTTTCAAAATTGCAATCCGCACCATGATCTTAAGGCCAAAATTATTCCATATCTGTAGTAAGATCTTGATTGGTTTGGAATCTCATGCTTAGGTAGATCTAATCCAAACAACTTTGACATAGTGGAATATAGTTACATTTACACACACATTTTGATCATGACATTCACTAAAAGGGGAACATCTTTTAAATGCTATATCATCATTCAAGAAATCCTGAGGCCAAAATTGTTGTCTAAGAATATCTTTTTTAGTTTCTGATTTGAAGAATCCTTCCAACTTTCATCATTGCCATCATCTTATAGAAGTTACTAATTGCTACATTAGAATGCAACTTCTTCATAATTATATTGCaacatttataattttttatatttataatatGAATAATTCTAATTATGCTCTATGGTATTGTAACATCATATAGCTTCAAATCTttgttttaatattatataatataagTTATTACTTGTATTATTTTAAATGCCaaatataattttgaagttgTTAAGTTATAGGACCTTATGATCCAACACTCTGATTTTGCTATCCCATCCCATCAACTCCTCACCATTCCTAGATAGGATTTTGATTCTAACAACTTTGGTCCAAAatctttcttcttgcttttgtCAATTACCAAGCACTTAGGCTTTTTAATCTTTAATTATGTTTACTTCTGCATGATCAGATCTATATGGAACTGCAAGTTGAATATCAAGATGAATTTGTTTTCCCATGTTTTGGAAATGAAATCTATTATATTCCAAAATAATAAATATGCTTCCATCCAATGATATATGATGCAGAAGCAAGCGGAGAACAATCATCTACAAGATTAGATTCAAACCAAGGCTTCTGTTCCTTGCTGTTAAACATATTGGTCAGCTGAAATAATCTGAGAGTCAGTAAAATGAGTCAACCTTCTTGTGGAGCTATACACAGCCCTTGCAAGGCATACCAACATTTTGCATGTGGCAGATTGGAAACTTTAATTGCACAAAAACCAGAAACAACTTTAGACTCATCTTttttgaagaagaagaataacAACACTGGCCAAAGCATTCTTCTCTACATAAGATCTGTCAGAACACGAGTAATTTTCGTGATTCTGATAAGAATATGAGTTAGAAAATCTACTAATAGCAGAAGAACATGGGACATAAACATAATTAACAGTATTATTTCCAACTTGATACTAATAGTAGTATGGAAGAAATATTCTATTGTAAAAGGATATGTATAACTCCTTAATATAGTAGGTGAAATCCAATTTTTGTCAATTACATATTCATTTTGTTTGTTTTCATAGGAACCAAAAGGAATTAGCAACAAGAGcttgcaaaaaaaaaactttggcaGATTTCTCCCCTTCATTTACTTCCTGCAACTGTGAATCAGCAAtccaatattgaaaatattttaattgataaccaagctttgaaggcaatAATTCTGAATAGGAAGTAGTAAATTGACATTGAAAGACCAAATGATTTTATTGAATTAGAACCCAACCCATAGACatgttatttgaatttattaCAATGAATATACTGAGTAGATAATTAATCGTAGTAGTAGGAAGTCTTTGTTTGATTAGTCTCCAAAATAAATGTTTTAACTCTTGGAGCTGTCTTAAGATGCCAATTGTCCTGCAACTTGTCTATCTttgatagcataggaaatattTTTTGTTTTATGGACCTGTAAGCACTTTTGCTTGCAATATGACCACAGGGTTGGATAGCCAGATCCATTCATATTTTGTAGGCTTAATGGGTGGCCCAACTTATTACTGATGGGATATGGAATCTTGATTTGAATTCTCTATTTCATGAACTTACCAAGTCCACCTAGACCCTCAGGCAATGTTATTGCCTCCCGATTTGTGAGTTTCATAGTGTGTTCCTTGGAGTTATTCTAAAGAAAATTAGAGGATAGACTATCAATTCACAAGTAACTTAGTAGATAAACTAGTAGTTGATAAAGAGTGAGTTCTATTAACTGTTTAATCAACACAGCTTTTCATGTTTGTGATAGATAATTGGAATTCCAATTATCAATCTCATGAATTAAGTTTTTGCAATCACAAGCTCTTGGAATCTTTCAGAAATACAATGGACAATAAGGTGCAAATAAGCTATAGACTCTCAACCTGCTCTAATGTCaagcatattatatgcttaaCCTCAGGTTTGATGCAAGAATGAAAAACACTGCTGAGTGTAATGGTCCAGTAAAGGTAATAAGAATTGTAGAATGATAATAAACAGGGAAGGGGAGATATGGTTCCCTTGGTCTAATGCCTTTAGAGCTCTTAAAAGTTTCCAAAAGaacattaatttaacaaaaaaaagtgCCAAGCAAAGCTAAAATCTATTTGATAAGCATTCTATTGAAAACTCATACGTAAACAAAATACCTTGCTGGGAAACACAGTCAAAAAAATTTCCAAGGTAAATTTTTATTAGAATGAGTGGGGACCCTCCTTTTGTATGCTTCATTATATGTATCAACTGCTAAACAATCAACATGTTGTCATCAATAGAATGACCAGCAATGGAAGCAGATTTTTCAGGATTGATAGGGAATTCAGAGAAAGCTCGATTCTAGAGCAACCCTGTTCCACAGGATTTATATAGAACATTACAAAGAGCAATAAGGAGAAAGACGAAGCCCTTTAGAGGATGTGCATTTTGTTACTAGAAATGAATACCAGATGTGTTGCACTTGCACCTCATTCTGGAAGTATGTATGAGCTGTATGGAAATAATCAAAAGCATATCTAATGGTAGGCTCAAAGATACGCCATAATGACTCTCGTGTATTCCCATCAACGACATGTCATATATTACCCAAGAGGAGAATGGTTTAAGAAGCTCCTGATGCTTTTCAGGATGGATTTAGGAAGAGTGATAGTAATCTGGATGGTGCAATTGGCATGATTAGCATGATTTACCAAATCAACAAACATAGCTATAATCATATTGCTATCTCTATACCGTGTTTATTTAAAATTGTTAGTAGCTATTCCTGTGTGTTACAATATTGTGAGTTATTTTGATGTCTAATTCTATAAGAGTCAAACTCTTGTTACAGGACCTCTCATCAGACCATCTTCAAGTTGATTGTGACTTTCACAACCATGAAAGAAGGAAAAAGGCTTCACAATCATGCCTAGTTTTTGTACCTGAGGCTCCAGTTAGAGAGGATGACTCGGGAATTTCCATAACTCAAAATATAGATCTCCATGGTAAGCATAAATCACGGGTTAGTCTTCATCCATTTTGTGTTGTAATCCATCTTCAGTCTAATGTTACAAATTACATTAATGAATTTATTGCAGGGCATCAAAGCAAAGAATTAACCTCAATCTCACAGAATCCTGGTGTTAAGTCCTCAAAAATGCTTAGACTAAGTAATGAAGACAGCAGAGAAGAATCTGATCTGATTCCACAGAGTGTTTATCTAGAAGAGGACTTTATGGATGAAGAGGAGAGGGACTACACCTACCTACTTGATATACTATTTGCTTCTGGTATTCACAGTTCTAAGCAAGACAATTTGTTTAATGCATGTCATTTACCAGAATATCCAGTGAACCCAACCTTATTTGAAAAGCTTGAGAAGAAATTTGGTAAGTTGGTCTCATGGTCAAAGTCGGAAAGGAAGCTAATGTTTGATATGACAAACTCAATCCTGGCAGAGATCCTTGCTCCATGTATGGACCCACTTCCATGGGTTAATTCAATAAGAACAATTGGACCTATGTGGAGTTCTGAGGGGCTCATTGAGAGGTCATGGAAAATTTTGGTGAAAAAACGTGCGGAACTTAGTTTTGGTAATGCCGAGGATAAAGCTCTGGACTTCAAGTGGTTAGATTTAGGCGATCACATAAATGACATAGGGTGTGAGATAGCAAGGCTGCTGAAGGAGGAACTTCTGGAAGAACTTGTGGAATTTATCCAGGGATAGACTCCTTGAATCAAATTGTGGCGGCGATAGCTATGTGGGGAACAGATCATCAGATTTTCCTAATTGGATAAGCATATAGAGATGCCACTGTTTGGCTATGCTTAGATGAATGTCTTGGCTACTAGGAAGCTTTACTTCTTGCTGGTCCACTGAGAATTCAGGATTTAGTCAATGGCAAGTGCAAGAGTCATCCGACAGACAACTATAAATGGAGATCTTTACACAGTATACAGCAAATAACTAAATACTCCAAAATGATGCTGGATTGTGCAGAGATTTTATATGGTATATGGTGGCAGTAATTTTCGTCTTGCCATTGCTCTTGGATAAACATTCGTCCTGTCCAGACCATTATAAGGATGTCTATCAATGGTCAG is drawn from Zingiber officinale cultivar Zhangliang chromosome 1B, Zo_v1.1, whole genome shotgun sequence and contains these coding sequences:
- the LOC121968529 gene encoding uncharacterized protein LOC121968529; this translates as MESDFPIRRRRRRSSDRSGSILLRASPGYEYLKHHGTISDSACNNTFQKEESSYCQSSYDKTSVKSRSMLMDKELMREEEIRWSSGVIAKLMGLDEQIPQRLVHKRKRVADGFTQKLSVAGIQGKYLIKDEHLFHMNMADHHEFNDNNDALETVEVEREKRKTVAKALPSLRQYNFDISKECKSNVSSPGQSSMDAMEIPSNKLYKMANKSSNNMSRQYSREHHFLRFQKEPNFRWLAPSHLESKKAISKSHTCISTTGEISSPLNRVTDRFPHMKKDVMCYFQRPMTCMASSSPIHPSVSFSYKLSQQHAARKNRKCILHNHSRVKPNNDRSLVNGQMFYVTTPENFWSARRRRTAQPRIKETHNQGQNLKNFSLSMEGFGCREIARETTEELRESICRDKKHMPIFGLNILSGNGSSCTMPDMSNLLNSGTFRRSSGYFEDWSSNHNPGLAYSVKSRGSEAQKNLPKLKMTNYIKEGHYNIGSSQSAEYCLKSDMERKGKAYNSSAVHSFSDEKPSSTRASCDSYMTVSPRKGLDGRFFLNLPKPTIVPVPSTAIGNQNARLHQSNSQRFCSIDDVLTLRPTKINQIGNLLSKSIKSRHHKLDSNLHRQEKNSSTREMHMAQENKTTAVPMKASSKGNYKLLYVPSSADMDMFLKTTMELDKLSTDKTNSKNIKVSNTDMKDLSSDHLQVDCDFHNHERRKKASQSCLVFVPEAPVREDDSGISITQNIDLHGHQSKELTSISQNPGVKSSKMLRLSNEDSREESDLIPQSVYLEEDFMDEEERDYTYLLDILFASGIHSSKQDNLFNACHLPEYPVNPTLFEKLEKKFGKLVSWSKSERKLMFDMTNSILAEILAPCMDPLPWVNSIRTIGPMWSSEGLIERSWKILVKKRAELSFGNAEDKALDFKWLDLGDHINDIGCEIARLLKEELLEELVEFIQG